AAAAGCTGGTGTTTCTTCTGATAATGATAGGGAATTAGTTATATCAAGGATATCAAAAATAAACTCAGATATAAATAGTGCAAAAAATAGTTTTAAAACGGCAAAAATGCAATTAGAACTTCTTATGGGTAAGAAGTTAACTTGTGATATAAATATAGGAGTAAAAAAATTAGCTCATAAAGATAATATAGAGTTAAATATAGAATCGACACTAAAGACAAATCCTAGTTTAAAAAAGTATGATAGTAAAATAAAATCAGCTAGGGAAGAAGTAAAAATAGCAAAAGCAAGTTTTTTCCCAACAGTATCAATAGTTGGAGAGCAAAGAGATGGATCAATATATAGTAATGATTCAAGTAAGAATAACTCTATTTATCTATCTTTGACAGCTAGTACTGGAGCTGGATTATCTGCATATTCAAACTATGAAAGTGCTAAAATAGAGATGAATAGAATGAAGTTCGAAAAACTTTCGAAAGAAAAAGAAGTAGAAAAAGACTTTTTACAAAATTATAATAGTTTTATCTCTATTGAAAAAGAATTGAAGATTTTAGAATATACAGTTTCGACTACTGAGAATGTATTGGAGTCAAATAAAAGATTGTTTTTAATAGGAAAAAAACAATGGTTAAATTTAGTTGATAGTTCTAAAGAGTTGATGCAATTAAGAATTGAATATACAAACTTATTGGCTCAATATAGAGTATTAAGTTACAAAGTTGCCCTAAAAACTGGAGAGTTGGTTAAGTAGAAGTAATAATAAGGGAATGTTAAAGATTATAGCATTCCCTTTATTTTGTAGCTTATTTTGGTTTAAGTACTTTTAATATTTTATTTTTATTATTTTTGTATTTATTTACTTGTGATAACATACTTTCATTTTTAAATTTAGAGCTTATTTTGATAATGCAATAAATTAAAATCGTAATAATTAACATAATTATAAAGATTAAACTATTCATTTATCCCTCCTTTTTGCTTTTCTTAATTTCTTTCAATCACTAAGTAAGTTTTAATTTATCAAGTAGTTTAAATAAAATATTATCTTTATTTTGTCTTAATATTGTCGTAAATAAAACTATTATCTTTCTGTAAATGATTGTGAAATTGTTTTGATTAATGGCTTAGTTAAATAAGTAATAACTTTTCTATTCCCTGTGACTATATCAACTTGTGCAGTCATACCAGGTGTTAATTCAATCTTTTTCCCATGTTTTGAAATTAACTCTTTTTGATCAACTGCAATTTGAACTCTAAAATAATATTTTTCCCCTTCATTTGTCTTTTCAACTAAAGTATCAGGACTTATATAATTAACAACACCATCGAAAATACCATAAATACTATAGTCATAGGCATCTAATTTTACTGCAGCTTTCTGTCCAATCTTTACAAATGAAATTTCAGAAGGTTCTAGTTTTGTCTCAATGATTAGTTTATCTTGCATAGGCACTAATTGCAATATTACATCACCTGGTCTTACCTTTGCACCTCTTGTCGTTATAATAATATTTTTTACAATGGCATCCATTGTAGCTTTAATTGTTGTTCTTTCAAGATTTATTTTTTTATCTTCTAATTCTTGTTCTTTTGAATATAATTC
This portion of the Arcobacter nitrofigilis DSM 7299 genome encodes:
- a CDS encoding TolC family protein → MKKVLISLGLAISLNASDSCEYNVNKIIEESFLSHPTMKMSEESIKEAESSLNGAFWNYFPTPSIELSRSKKGLQSVYKLTQPVWAGGRIDANYNKAKYNKEEAYVTFEENKYNLVDNILEVLYSYEASKDQIEELTKGKKELNGFLKMVERRIKAGVSSDNDRELVISRISKINSDINSAKNSFKTAKMQLELLMGKKLTCDINIGVKKLAHKDNIELNIESTLKTNPSLKKYDSKIKSAREEVKIAKASFFPTVSIVGEQRDGSIYSNDSSKNNSIYLSLTASTGAGLSAYSNYESAKIEMNRMKFEKLSKEKEVEKDFLQNYNSFISIEKELKILEYTVSTTENVLESNKRLFLIGKKQWLNLVDSSKELMQLRIEYTNLLAQYRVLSYKVALKTGELVK